In one window of Nocardia brasiliensis DNA:
- a CDS encoding non-ribosomal peptide synthetase produces MSEDTFLPTRPRSLPEFVAVAAATYPDRTALICGDQRLSYRALTHRVAEFADLLHRHGVRPGMPVPVLLERGIELPVCLLGILAAGGVCVPLDPAHPAERTRFILADCGAEFLVTNVEVAELDSSGLRVIDIRDVVPPVNSPAPPVVADVGDPLAYYLYTSGSTGKPKGVMLTQRGVLNVLEWAGTYLDIGPADVVLQRTTFTFDISLLELFVPLLNGAAVVLLPPAAQRSPDVVRRAIIDHHVDIVQFTPSGLATHLATVDGEPLPGVTRCLVAGEPLKPALRDEFYAVTTDCTLYNLYGPTETTIYATATEVPRTGPITVGNPLPNTWIEIRDDDGIVCAPGVLGELWIGGTGVARGYLNKPELTGERFVAGAFRSGDLGVRLPNGEIDLRGRRDHQVKIRGFRIELGEIENALSNTAGVDDGVVTVVDLTGQPELAAYWVGACDARRLAENLRRTLPDYMIPTRYVPMDVFPLTGSGKIDRNALPMPSTESAPATRYVAPRDDTDARLCAIFQDSLGWARVGITDGFLDLGGDSLKAARVARRIRSELGCAVEVSRLLGNCSVELLADYLGTAGAERTEIAVAPAASSYPLTAGQQSLWLLEQAGAPHAAFVEPLVYRLTGDVDVDLLRDAVEHVLRRHEALRTAITTVDGLPRQHVVEDAELDWSAVAIDSDSECEAFLAEFVARDFDLTTGRLFRAAVIRRAPNTRIFAVAMHHIATDGWSLTVLINEIFSRYCESRAGKAPDPHRLSLQYKDFAVWQQSALDAPAAVAAKQYWLDKLSGEIDHLDLPTDRPRPAERTFRGMTVERTVPAAVAERLRTLCGTENATLFAGLITAMRVLFHRYTRQRDFAIGTSVLGRPLAELEQQVGYYVNAVALRDTVFPASSFRDLLRAAKTTIAEALQHGDYPFDRVVSDRGDVSNLDRNPFFDVMVMIDPGWGEPTTSLDGVEVARVVAPNAHSKLDLTLFLRDTPHGLAVLAEFSTEMFDVVRIERLLDHFETLLRGAVATPDVPVATLTMLSAAERHRLLTTFNDTAVDYGAPVPVQQLFERRARLFPDRIATVDQCGALTFAELDAQANAVAATLRRRHGVGRGDLVALLMDRSTAMVATILGVLKSGAAYLPLNTNDPAPRLRSLLDDSAARVLVVDDPTTASRLGAITAAVLDVRAPLDPDAGERQEVSPHDAAYCIYTSGSTGRPKGVLVEHGALFNRLSWMIDDLGLSDADVFLHKTPYVFDVSVWEILLPGVLGARQVVLAPGGEKDPAVIRAAIEENAVTVVHFVPSMLEQYLSAPVGAGFDGVRHCVTSGEALSDDLARRMRSVAESTELHNYYGPTEAAIDVSATKVDAARPVTIGRPAPNNRLFILDDNAELTPLGVAGELCIAGVQLARGYLGRPDLTARSFVANPYAPGESLYRTGDLARWTEHGEIVYLGRRDDQVKLRGLRVELGEIEHAIRRVPAVDAVVVLLERTAAGVAYLRAFVTGIAETEIDQVHAACVRQLPDHMVPTHIVPVDAIPVTANGKVDRRRLAAIESAPTPVRTAPESATELALLELWQPLLPTGAIGVTDDFFALGGNSLSALQLSSRISERFDIEVRLATIFKFRTIAAQAAHIDRFGGTAASAAGLLRRHPRRARHRLSYAQERMWFLQQLDPASAAYNIQLLARLSGPLDLDAFERAVAWLVRRHEILRTTYTSVGDEVFQQVRAQYPLPFTRYDRLGQDFSAVAREAREIAATPFDLAAAPPVRVVLFRVAPTEHHLLVVLHHVAGDGWSMQLLTRELATLYRHETGAAVALPAEPAWQYIDYAESQRAARDSDAIERDLDYWVARLAGTPPLELATDRHLDAAATAGRCFASISAETTAALRELATARAVTVFEVVVAAIDLVLSRLSGQDDVAVGFPVSSRQGPGLDSVAGLFLNTLVLRTDLSGELSFADLITRVSAGIREAYDHQSAPFELVVERLNPPRNVERTPIFDVLVNFQNDMRAELDIDGIDVEFRSDQFEVEAKFALSFYLFDDGTQLQLELAYRRDLFAAERAEAIVAQTSYVFDQVAGAPDRPLAEYSLCAPGLARANAEFAAALEAPTPPSLLDEISAQARLRPDQVAVSHGELTLTYQELDERTLCLAGHLAARGVAAGEIVAVTGPPGIGFVVALLATMRSGAAVFPLDPALPTARRTQLLSIARPSTVVAAGGGDIPEIPTVHRVDADSGLVADPEWAELPHIGSDTPAYLFFTSGTTGRPRGLLGRRSGLDHFLAWQRSTFGIGPDDRCAQLTSPSFDVMLRDTLLPLVSGATLVVPRRSDRYSGRSVFEWFERERITVAHTVPTVLQSWLLDVRTGTPLSALRWLFLAGEPLKAELIANFRSRCDSTVRFVNLYGPTETTLAKLAHVVDETTMPALVPVGTPLPHCQIAVLRDETECGVGEPGEVVIRTPLRTHGYYNEPDAAPAFVPNPRRADPDDLLYRTGDLGRLRPDGTLELIGRIDSQVKINGIRIQPAEVEAAVAGHALVETCLVRTDYLDGQPTLTAYVVAAAAAAELGDILRDYLTERLPSAMVPRAFVSIDRIPTTPNGKPDRAALPDPTANPAPRPHKQPRTATQQAIQDVWKEVLQQPDPGIRDNFFELGGTSLKLLRLYHLLDERFPGTFRVPHLFSHPTIAGQAEYLAPAAATTREPVEHDF; encoded by the coding sequence ATGAGCGAAGACACTTTTCTGCCGACACGGCCGCGATCGCTGCCGGAGTTCGTCGCGGTCGCCGCCGCCACCTATCCGGACCGCACCGCGTTGATCTGCGGGGATCAACGGCTCAGCTACCGCGCGCTGACACACCGGGTTGCCGAGTTCGCCGATCTGCTGCACCGGCACGGCGTGCGGCCCGGGATGCCGGTCCCGGTACTGCTCGAGCGCGGCATCGAGCTGCCGGTGTGCCTGCTGGGCATCCTCGCGGCGGGCGGCGTGTGCGTGCCGCTCGATCCCGCGCATCCCGCCGAGCGCACCCGATTCATCCTCGCCGACTGCGGCGCCGAGTTCCTGGTCACGAATGTCGAGGTCGCCGAGCTCGACTCGTCCGGTCTGCGGGTCATCGATATCAGAGATGTTGTGCCGCCGGTCAATTCGCCTGCGCCGCCGGTCGTGGCCGACGTCGGAGATCCGTTGGCGTATTACCTGTACACCTCCGGTTCGACCGGAAAGCCCAAGGGGGTGATGCTCACCCAGCGCGGCGTGCTGAACGTGCTGGAGTGGGCGGGGACCTACCTCGACATCGGTCCGGCGGACGTGGTCCTGCAGCGGACGACGTTCACCTTCGATATCTCGCTGCTCGAGCTCTTCGTGCCGTTGCTCAACGGCGCCGCCGTGGTGCTCTTGCCGCCCGCGGCGCAGCGGTCACCGGATGTGGTGCGGCGCGCGATCATCGATCATCACGTCGATATCGTGCAGTTCACGCCGTCGGGACTGGCCACGCATCTGGCGACCGTGGACGGCGAGCCACTGCCGGGCGTCACCCGGTGCCTGGTCGCCGGCGAGCCGCTCAAACCGGCACTGCGCGACGAGTTCTACGCGGTCACCACCGACTGCACGCTCTACAACCTGTACGGCCCGACCGAGACGACGATCTACGCGACCGCCACCGAAGTGCCGCGGACGGGGCCGATCACCGTCGGCAACCCACTGCCGAACACCTGGATCGAGATCCGGGACGACGACGGGATCGTGTGCGCGCCAGGGGTGCTCGGCGAGCTGTGGATCGGCGGCACCGGTGTCGCCCGCGGCTACCTGAACAAGCCGGAGCTCACCGGCGAACGGTTCGTGGCGGGCGCGTTCCGCTCGGGCGACCTGGGCGTCCGGTTGCCGAACGGTGAGATCGATCTGCGCGGGCGCCGCGATCACCAGGTCAAGATCCGGGGTTTCCGCATCGAACTCGGGGAGATCGAGAACGCGCTGTCGAACACCGCGGGTGTCGATGACGGCGTTGTCACCGTGGTCGACCTGACCGGACAGCCGGAGCTGGCCGCGTACTGGGTGGGTGCGTGCGACGCGCGGCGACTCGCCGAGAATCTGCGACGGACGTTGCCGGACTACATGATTCCCACCCGGTACGTGCCGATGGACGTGTTCCCGTTGACGGGTAGCGGCAAGATCGATCGCAACGCGTTGCCGATGCCGAGCACGGAGTCGGCGCCGGCGACCCGCTACGTCGCGCCCCGTGACGACACCGACGCCCGCCTGTGCGCCATCTTCCAGGACAGCCTCGGCTGGGCGCGGGTCGGCATCACCGACGGTTTTCTCGACCTGGGTGGCGACAGCTTGAAGGCGGCACGGGTCGCCCGCCGTATCCGCAGTGAACTCGGCTGTGCGGTAGAGGTTTCCCGGCTGCTCGGCAACTGCTCGGTCGAGCTGCTCGCCGACTACCTCGGCACGGCGGGGGCAGAGCGGACCGAGATCGCCGTAGCACCGGCCGCCTCCTCGTATCCGCTGACCGCCGGGCAACAGTCGCTGTGGTTGCTCGAGCAGGCGGGTGCGCCGCACGCGGCCTTCGTCGAGCCGCTCGTCTACCGCTTGACCGGCGATGTCGACGTGGACCTGCTGCGCGACGCCGTCGAGCACGTACTGCGGCGCCACGAGGCGCTGCGCACCGCCATCACGACCGTCGACGGGCTGCCCCGCCAGCATGTCGTCGAGGACGCCGAACTCGATTGGTCGGCGGTGGCCATCGACTCAGACTCGGAATGCGAGGCCTTCCTCGCCGAATTCGTCGCGCGCGACTTCGATCTCACGACGGGCCGGTTGTTCCGTGCCGCCGTCATCCGTCGCGCACCGAACACGCGGATCTTCGCGGTGGCGATGCACCACATCGCCACCGACGGCTGGTCGCTCACCGTGCTCATCAACGAGATATTCAGCCGCTACTGCGAGTCGCGCGCGGGTAAGGCACCTGATCCCCATCGGCTTTCGCTGCAGTACAAGGATTTCGCGGTCTGGCAGCAGAGTGCGCTCGACGCCCCGGCCGCCGTGGCGGCGAAGCAGTACTGGCTGGACAAGCTGAGCGGCGAGATCGATCATCTCGATCTGCCAACGGATCGGCCGCGCCCCGCTGAACGGACTTTCCGCGGGATGACCGTCGAGCGGACCGTCCCCGCCGCGGTCGCCGAGCGGCTGCGCACGCTGTGCGGCACCGAGAACGCGACCCTGTTCGCCGGACTGATCACCGCCATGCGGGTGTTGTTCCACCGCTATACCCGGCAGCGCGATTTCGCCATCGGCACCTCGGTGCTCGGTCGGCCGCTCGCCGAGCTGGAACAGCAGGTCGGTTACTACGTCAACGCGGTGGCCCTGCGCGACACCGTGTTTCCCGCATCGAGCTTCCGTGACCTGTTGCGTGCGGCCAAGACGACGATCGCAGAGGCGTTGCAGCACGGCGACTATCCGTTCGACCGGGTGGTCAGCGACCGCGGCGACGTGTCGAATCTCGATCGCAACCCGTTCTTCGACGTGATGGTGATGATCGACCCCGGCTGGGGCGAACCGACCACGTCGCTCGACGGCGTCGAGGTGGCGCGGGTCGTCGCACCGAACGCGCACAGCAAACTGGATCTGACCCTGTTCCTTCGCGACACCCCGCACGGTTTGGCCGTGCTCGCCGAGTTCTCCACCGAGATGTTCGATGTGGTCCGCATCGAGCGGCTGCTCGACCATTTCGAGACACTGCTGCGCGGCGCGGTCGCGACGCCCGACGTACCCGTCGCGACGCTGACGATGCTTTCCGCGGCCGAACGGCATCGGCTGCTCACCACGTTCAACGACACGGCGGTGGATTACGGTGCGCCCGTTCCGGTGCAGCAACTCTTCGAGCGCCGGGCACGCCTGTTCCCGGATCGGATCGCCACCGTGGATCAGTGCGGCGCACTGACTTTCGCCGAACTCGACGCACAGGCGAACGCGGTGGCCGCAACCTTGCGGCGGCGGCACGGGGTCGGGCGCGGCGACCTGGTGGCACTGCTGATGGACCGTTCGACCGCGATGGTCGCCACGATCCTCGGCGTATTGAAGTCCGGCGCGGCCTATCTGCCACTCAATACCAACGACCCGGCGCCACGGCTGCGGTCGTTGCTGGACGACAGCGCGGCGCGCGTGCTCGTGGTCGACGATCCGACGACCGCGTCCCGGCTCGGCGCCATCACGGCGGCCGTGCTCGACGTGCGGGCGCCGCTCGACCCGGATGCGGGTGAGCGGCAGGAGGTTTCGCCGCACGATGCCGCCTACTGCATCTACACCTCCGGCTCGACCGGTCGCCCCAAAGGCGTGTTGGTCGAGCACGGTGCCCTGTTCAACCGGCTGTCCTGGATGATCGACGATCTGGGCCTGTCCGACGCCGACGTATTCCTGCACAAGACGCCGTATGTGTTCGACGTCTCGGTGTGGGAGATCTTGTTGCCCGGCGTGCTCGGCGCGCGCCAGGTCGTGCTCGCACCCGGCGGGGAGAAGGACCCGGCGGTGATTCGCGCGGCGATCGAGGAAAACGCGGTCACCGTGGTGCATTTCGTGCCCTCGATGCTCGAGCAGTACCTGAGCGCACCGGTGGGCGCCGGATTCGACGGCGTCCGGCACTGTGTGACCAGCGGCGAGGCACTGAGCGATGACCTGGCCCGGCGTATGCGGTCGGTGGCGGAATCGACCGAGCTGCACAACTATTACGGCCCCACCGAGGCAGCCATCGATGTCAGCGCGACCAAGGTCGATGCCGCCCGTCCGGTGACCATCGGCAGGCCCGCACCCAACAACCGCCTGTTCATCCTGGACGACAACGCCGAGCTCACGCCCCTCGGCGTCGCGGGCGAACTGTGCATCGCCGGTGTGCAACTCGCGCGCGGTTATCTCGGCCGTCCCGATCTGACCGCGCGGAGTTTCGTGGCGAACCCGTACGCGCCGGGGGAGTCGCTCTATCGCACAGGAGATCTGGCGCGCTGGACCGAGCACGGTGAGATCGTCTATCTCGGGCGCCGCGACGATCAGGTCAAGCTGCGCGGGCTGCGCGTCGAGCTCGGCGAGATCGAGCACGCGATCCGCCGGGTGCCCGCCGTCGATGCCGTCGTGGTGCTGCTCGAACGCACCGCGGCGGGCGTGGCCTATCTGCGGGCGTTCGTCACCGGGATCGCCGAGACCGAGATCGACCAGGTGCACGCGGCCTGTGTACGGCAGCTGCCCGATCACATGGTGCCAACGCACATCGTGCCGGTCGACGCCATTCCGGTCACCGCGAACGGCAAGGTGGACCGGCGCAGGCTGGCCGCCATCGAGTCGGCGCCGACGCCGGTCCGCACCGCCCCCGAGTCGGCGACCGAACTCGCGCTGCTGGAACTTTGGCAGCCCCTGCTGCCGACCGGCGCGATCGGCGTGACCGACGACTTCTTCGCCCTCGGCGGCAATTCGCTGAGCGCTCTGCAGCTCAGCTCCCGAATCAGCGAGCGCTTCGATATCGAGGTCCGGCTGGCGACGATCTTCAAGTTCCGGACGATCGCGGCGCAGGCCGCTCATATCGACCGGTTCGGTGGCACCGCGGCATCGGCCGCCGGCCTGTTGCGGCGGCATCCGCGCCGAGCGCGGCACCGGCTCTCCTACGCGCAGGAGCGAATGTGGTTCCTGCAGCAGCTCGATCCCGCCAGCGCCGCCTACAACATCCAGCTGCTGGCCCGTCTGAGCGGTCCCCTGGATCTGGACGCCTTCGAGCGTGCGGTGGCCTGGCTGGTGCGGCGCCACGAGATTCTGCGCACCACCTACACCAGTGTCGGCGACGAGGTCTTCCAGCAGGTGCGTGCGCAGTACCCGCTCCCGTTCACGCGGTATGACCGTCTCGGCCAGGATTTCTCGGCGGTGGCGCGGGAAGCCCGCGAGATCGCCGCCACGCCGTTCGATCTCGCGGCGGCACCGCCGGTGCGCGTCGTGCTGTTCCGGGTGGCTCCGACGGAGCATCACCTGCTCGTCGTGCTGCACCATGTCGCGGGTGACGGGTGGTCGATGCAGCTGCTCACCCGCGAACTCGCGACGCTGTACCGGCACGAGACCGGCGCGGCCGTCGCGCTGCCCGCCGAACCAGCCTGGCAGTACATCGATTACGCCGAATCACAGCGCGCCGCGCGCGACTCCGACGCCATCGAGCGCGATCTCGACTACTGGGTGGCCCGGCTGGCCGGGACGCCGCCGCTGGAACTCGCCACGGACCGGCATCTCGACGCGGCGGCCACGGCCGGGCGCTGCTTCGCCTCGATCAGCGCGGAAACCACGGCGGCCCTGCGTGAGCTGGCTACCGCGCGGGCCGTCACGGTGTTCGAGGTCGTGGTGGCGGCCATCGATCTGGTGCTGTCGCGGCTGAGCGGGCAAGACGATGTGGCCGTCGGGTTCCCGGTGAGCAGCAGGCAGGGGCCGGGGCTGGATTCGGTGGCCGGTCTGTTCCTCAACACCTTGGTCTTGCGTACCGATCTGTCCGGCGAGCTGTCCTTCGCCGATCTGATCACGCGCGTCAGCGCGGGCATCAGGGAGGCGTACGACCATCAGAGCGCACCGTTCGAACTCGTCGTGGAACGGCTCAATCCGCCGCGGAATGTCGAGCGCACACCGATTTTCGACGTGCTCGTGAACTTCCAGAACGATATGCGGGCCGAGCTCGACATCGACGGCATCGATGTCGAGTTCCGCAGCGACCAGTTCGAGGTCGAGGCCAAGTTCGCGCTGTCGTTCTACCTCTTCGACGACGGCACCCAGCTGCAGCTCGAATTGGCGTACCGGCGTGACCTGTTCGCCGCCGAACGAGCCGAAGCCATTGTCGCGCAGACGAGTTACGTTTTCGACCAGGTCGCTGGCGCGCCCGACCGGCCGCTCGCCGAGTACTCGCTGTGCGCACCCGGGCTGGCGCGAGCCAACGCAGAATTCGCCGCCGCGCTCGAGGCGCCGACGCCGCCGTCGCTGCTCGACGAGATCAGCGCGCAGGCCCGGTTGCGGCCCGATCAGGTCGCCGTGTCCCACGGCGAGCTGACCCTGACCTATCAGGAACTCGACGAGCGCACGCTGTGCCTGGCCGGGCACCTGGCCGCGCGTGGCGTCGCCGCGGGCGAAATCGTCGCGGTCACCGGCCCACCCGGCATCGGCTTCGTGGTAGCCCTGCTCGCCACGATGCGCAGCGGCGCCGCGGTGTTTCCGCTCGACCCGGCGCTGCCCACGGCACGGCGTACCCAGCTGCTGTCCATCGCCCGCCCGAGCACGGTCGTGGCGGCCGGTGGCGGCGACATCCCCGAGATACCGACCGTGCATCGCGTGGACGCGGATTCCGGGCTGGTCGCCGATCCGGAATGGGCCGAGCTGCCCCACATCGGTTCCGATACACCGGCCTACCTGTTCTTCACCTCGGGCACGACCGGTCGCCCCCGCGGCTTGCTCGGCCGACGCAGCGGCCTGGACCACTTCCTCGCCTGGCAGCGTTCGACCTTCGGCATCGGTCCCGACGATCGGTGCGCGCAGCTGACCAGCCCGTCGTTCGATGTCATGCTGCGAGATACGTTGCTGCCCTTGGTCAGCGGCGCCACCCTGGTCGTCCCGCGCCGGTCGGACCGCTACAGCGGCCGCTCGGTTTTCGAGTGGTTCGAGCGGGAGCGCATCACCGTCGCGCACACGGTGCCGACGGTGCTGCAATCGTGGCTGCTCGATGTCAGGACCGGCACGCCGCTCTCGGCGCTGCGCTGGCTGTTCCTGGCCGGCGAGCCGCTCAAGGCCGAACTGATCGCCAACTTCCGGTCCCGGTGCGACAGCACCGTCCGATTCGTCAACCTGTACGGCCCCACCGAGACAACGCTGGCCAAGCTCGCCCACGTGGTGGACGAGACCACCATGCCGGCTCTGGTGCCGGTGGGAACTCCGTTGCCGCACTGCCAGATCGCCGTGCTGCGCGACGAGACCGAGTGCGGCGTCGGCGAACCAGGGGAAGTGGTGATCCGCACACCGTTGCGCACCCACGGCTATTACAACGAACCGGACGCGGCCCCGGCGTTCGTGCCGAACCCGCGGCGCGCCGATCCGGACGACCTGCTCTACCGCACCGGCGATCTCGGGCGGCTGCGGCCCGACGGCACGCTCGAGCTCATCGGCCGGATCGACAGCCAGGTCAAGATCAATGGCATCCGGATCCAGCCCGCCGAGGTCGAGGCCGCGGTGGCCGGGCATGCGCTGGTCGAAACCTGCCTCGTCCGAACCGATTACCTCGATGGGCAGCCCACACTGACGGCCTACGTCGTGGCCGCGGCGGCCGCCGCCGAGCTCGGCGACATCCTGCGCGACTACCTCACCGAACGGCTGCCGAGCGCGATGGTGCCGCGCGCCTTCGTGTCGATCGATCGCATTCCGACCACGCCGAACGGCAAGCCGGATCGCGCGGCGCTGCCCGACCCCACCGCGAATCCGGCGCCCAGGCCGCACAAGCAACCGCGGACCGCGACCCAGCAGGCGATTCAGGACGTGTGGAAAGAGGTGCTGCAGCAGCCCGATCCGGGCATCCGGGACAACTTCTTCGAACTCGGCGGCACCTCGTTGAAGCTGCTGCGGCTCTATCACCTGCTCGACGAGCGGTTCCCCGGCACTTTCCGCGTGCCGCATCTGTTCTCCCATCCGACGATCGCGGGCCAGGCCGAGTACCTGGCGCCCGCCGCCGCGACCACCAGAGAGCCGGTTGAGCATGACTTCTGA